One genomic segment of Mesoterricola silvestris includes these proteins:
- a CDS encoding DnaT-like ssDNA-binding protein, with protein MALTTTPGASDADTMASLAEALDHIATLTAAQSKGWPTDVPSQEAALKQGARKMNALDYKGSRVASEEAQPMPFPRVGIYDRSGFPIPSDVVPMAVKRAQIELSIWLWLKNRNTDAAPSRLKVGSLEIEGQTTQAFPDHVLAYLAPYLNSYGSSVMLVRG; from the coding sequence ATGGCTCTCACCACCACCCCCGGCGCGTCCGACGCGGATACCATGGCCTCCCTCGCAGAGGCCTTGGATCACATCGCCACGTTGACCGCTGCGCAGTCCAAGGGGTGGCCCACGGATGTCCCAAGCCAGGAAGCGGCGCTGAAACAGGGCGCCCGCAAGATGAACGCGCTCGACTACAAGGGCTCTCGCGTGGCCTCGGAAGAGGCCCAGCCGATGCCCTTCCCTCGTGTGGGGATCTATGATCGGAGCGGGTTCCCCATCCCCTCCGATGTGGTCCCCATGGCGGTCAAACGTGCCCAGATCGAACTTTCCATCTGGCTCTGGCTCAAGAACCGCAACACGGACGCCGCCCCGTCCCGGCTCAAAGTGGGCTCCCTGGAAATCGAAGGGCAGACCACCCAAGCCTTCCCCGATCACGTTCTCGCTTACCTCGCCCCGTATCTCAACAGCTACGGGTCCAGCGTCATGTTGGTGCGTGGATGA
- a CDS encoding phage tail terminator-like protein — protein MSINLCRAAGEIQLKALPGLDPALVALPGIAFTKPSPAVLFFRYDFIPTGSWRALGDPSKRFYRGIFQITPCAPAGKGLAALTMAVDAVIAQFGHQRLIQGGVTLDTEDANPGPVNTETDWVSCPVSIAFETR, from the coding sequence ATGAGCATCAACCTTTGCCGTGCTGCGGGCGAGATCCAGTTGAAGGCTCTTCCCGGGCTGGATCCCGCGCTCGTTGCGCTGCCTGGAATCGCATTCACCAAGCCCAGTCCTGCCGTCCTCTTCTTTCGGTATGACTTCATCCCAACTGGATCCTGGAGGGCGCTTGGAGATCCCAGCAAGCGGTTTTACCGGGGCATCTTTCAGATCACCCCATGTGCCCCCGCTGGCAAAGGGCTTGCGGCTCTCACCATGGCGGTCGATGCCGTCATTGCCCAATTTGGGCACCAACGCCTTATCCAGGGCGGCGTAACGCTCGACACCGAAGACGCTAATCCGGGACCTGTCAACACCGAAACCGACTGGGTTTCCTGCCCTGTCTCCATCGCTTTTGAAACGAGGTGA
- a CDS encoding phage tail tube protein → MQITYIPETTLNTTPSTPVGITLRCTDYDSNISIPNVESNEIRTDRQRSPGAMGAPEASPSIKGELSYATLDDFLAAALGATWSPSLASVNLAVDGSAKTITRATGDFVADGFAIGHTVTMAGFTNGGNNSSQTITNVTTTVLTFSGATGLVTETSAAGRTITGNTLKVGGTSVTPKSVTLEHKDQSTSTTKYQPMTGVVVNKLGLSGALKETVQYSLELLAMTVGTMTASTLFSSIGAANTNPVFGNVIGSLKLNAVSMPNVTKWSMDFDNSSEVGRVCFSTAAHNATQKAVKITGTLEVYFADHTQSDRYAAGTEFPLSLTLGDGASKSYVIDCGRAKITDRKNPEKDGVRIETLTYEAYVPLTGTATACFITRKP, encoded by the coding sequence ATGCAAATTACCTACATCCCCGAAACCACGCTGAACACGACCCCGAGCACTCCGGTTGGGATCACCCTGCGTTGCACGGATTACGATTCCAACATCTCCATCCCCAACGTGGAATCCAATGAGATCCGCACGGATCGTCAGCGGTCCCCCGGCGCGATGGGTGCCCCCGAAGCCTCGCCTTCGATCAAGGGTGAACTCAGCTACGCCACCCTGGACGACTTCCTTGCGGCGGCTCTGGGGGCCACCTGGAGCCCCAGCCTGGCCTCTGTGAATCTCGCCGTGGATGGCAGCGCGAAGACCATCACCCGGGCTACGGGAGATTTCGTGGCTGATGGGTTCGCCATTGGGCATACCGTCACCATGGCGGGGTTCACCAACGGCGGCAACAACAGTTCCCAGACCATCACCAACGTAACCACGACTGTCCTGACCTTCAGCGGCGCTACGGGTCTAGTGACTGAAACCTCCGCAGCGGGGCGCACGATCACCGGAAATACCCTCAAGGTGGGCGGAACCTCCGTCACGCCCAAGAGCGTCACCTTGGAGCACAAGGATCAGAGCACTTCGACCACCAAATACCAACCCATGACGGGCGTGGTCGTGAACAAGCTCGGACTCTCTGGAGCCCTCAAGGAAACCGTCCAGTATTCCCTGGAACTCCTGGCCATGACGGTTGGGACCATGACGGCCTCCACCCTGTTCTCCAGCATCGGGGCCGCGAACACCAATCCCGTTTTCGGGAACGTCATCGGAAGTCTCAAGCTCAATGCCGTCTCCATGCCCAACGTCACGAAGTGGAGCATGGACTTCGACAATAGCTCCGAAGTAGGCCGGGTCTGTTTCAGCACCGCCGCGCACAACGCGACCCAGAAGGCCGTAAAGATCACCGGCACCCTAGAAGTCTACTTCGCGGATCACACGCAGTCCGACCGCTACGCCGCCGGAACCGAATTCCCCCTCTCCCTGACCCTCGGTGATGGGGCCAGCAAGAGCTACGTCATCGACTGCGGACGGGCCAAGATCACCGACCGCAAGAACCCCGAAAAGGACGGCGTCCGCATCGAGACGCTGACCTATGAAGCCTATGTGCCGCTTACCGGCACGGCCACAGCCTGTTTCATCACCCGCAAGCCCTAG
- a CDS encoding phage tail assembly chaperone, with translation MHPDFMDGPEMPEQAERAWAWFRDLSKRRPRGFDASPLQWSDIDAYFTRMEITTRPWEIRLICAFDDAFLNRAATKEK, from the coding sequence ATTCATCCCGACTTCATGGATGGTCCCGAAATGCCCGAGCAAGCCGAACGCGCATGGGCATGGTTCCGCGACCTCAGTAAACGAAGACCTCGGGGATTCGATGCCAGCCCGCTCCAGTGGTCCGACATTGACGCCTACTTCACCCGCATGGAAATAACCACCCGCCCATGGGAAATCCGTCTGATTTGCGCTTTTGACGATGCCTTCCTGAACCGAGCTGCGACGAAGGAGAAGTGA
- a CDS encoding phage tail tape measure C-terminal domain-containing protein — protein MPDLARLTIAVDHTQVAEGDKKLGALATTADRAEASLAKMGRVMAGLGVVAGLGIAAKQVYSTNAEFERLNTSLVTVMKSQARANQVFGELTDFAAKTPFQLGEVTSAYIMMRARGLDPTMTTMTSLGNLASGMGRSFQDTIGAVGSLAAGEIEPMKQLGFSVMTIGDQVRLSSGGVSETVSRNAYEISKAVARISDVKFAGGMERQIETLGGAFSNLQDQVSASIYKMGQGGFNENVRVGMQELTRSISDATPAATAFFTSVVSGSVDSVKWLGEHRNAVLSLGSAYLTLRAGLAYGSVVSEFGSPKTGSDAGLGSKLRGMTDYLQSLKMARIESVAYAENEVRNTAITLASAQAQRSKATAIAVGTASAFEAAAVQRMIALQEAQVTAATEAHTVALAKQALAQRANTVAAGAGSLATTGFKTIVTALGGPISATVTALVAAGTAAYFFRDSFKSSATSALEESKKLTEQLDKELIALKERNKARAEGKNYIIGAGDADIQSIVSMRNQVAEAEQRVAALKANLATASRTSSGSVYGGDSGETEFERITAELDQENATLTRLNASLTQHVNRLKAVQVEKQAASDAAAEASRKESEAQAKKAKEEMAAQLRAQEAQKLVEEHKTSVRDLTKKNIVGLAELQMPFGGAATSEIERSIAELYANAKRLKYTASEMRLVDEQVRQMREKASGKLNYQAAEDSRADEQKRLRDSLDLQYAQAKAAENFMFAEADAATRLRDEDAKLSAQKAVLNQLYQDGNVTMPEYRDRMMELERQAHIMTGTFGDLRDTINNWASDSANSFVDFCFTGKNAFGDLITSMLKDLARLAVQKNITEPLFAGFSSWLGSLGGGGNDFTPTLSTVNVPPLATGTNYVPQDMLALIHEGEAVVPKQYNTGATGAVQNLTVQINIDRSGSATTTTKGEDDAMSKRLIERMRGVAQEELYNAQRAGGMMAGGR, from the coding sequence ATGCCAGACCTCGCAAGGCTCACAATCGCCGTTGACCATACCCAGGTTGCCGAGGGTGACAAGAAACTTGGTGCCCTGGCGACCACTGCCGACCGCGCCGAAGCAAGCCTTGCCAAGATGGGCCGCGTCATGGCGGGTCTCGGTGTCGTGGCTGGCCTTGGCATTGCCGCGAAACAGGTCTACAGCACTAACGCGGAATTCGAGCGGCTGAATACCTCCCTGGTCACGGTCATGAAGAGCCAGGCTCGGGCCAACCAGGTGTTCGGAGAATTGACGGACTTCGCGGCCAAGACTCCATTCCAGTTGGGGGAAGTCACCAGTGCCTACATCATGATGCGGGCCCGTGGTCTTGATCCCACGATGACCACCATGACCAGCCTGGGCAACCTAGCTTCGGGCATGGGACGTTCGTTCCAGGACACCATCGGGGCCGTAGGTTCTCTCGCTGCGGGCGAGATTGAGCCCATGAAGCAACTCGGGTTCTCGGTCATGACCATCGGTGATCAGGTGCGCCTTTCCTCGGGCGGCGTATCGGAAACCGTCTCCAGAAATGCCTACGAAATTTCAAAGGCCGTGGCCCGCATCTCGGATGTGAAGTTTGCCGGCGGTATGGAGCGGCAGATCGAGACGTTAGGCGGCGCGTTCTCCAACCTCCAGGACCAAGTCAGCGCCTCCATCTACAAGATGGGCCAGGGCGGATTCAATGAGAACGTTCGGGTGGGCATGCAAGAGCTTACCCGGAGCATCAGCGATGCCACGCCCGCCGCAACGGCATTTTTCACCAGCGTTGTTTCGGGGTCCGTCGATTCCGTGAAGTGGCTTGGGGAGCATCGAAACGCCGTGCTGTCCCTTGGATCAGCTTACCTGACCCTTCGAGCTGGGCTTGCCTACGGATCGGTGGTTTCAGAATTCGGGAGCCCCAAGACGGGTTCGGATGCTGGCCTTGGGTCAAAGTTGCGTGGGATGACCGACTATCTCCAGAGCCTCAAAATGGCTCGTATCGAGAGCGTAGCCTACGCAGAAAACGAAGTCCGAAACACGGCGATCACGCTTGCTTCCGCCCAGGCCCAGCGGTCCAAAGCGACGGCCATTGCGGTTGGAACCGCATCCGCATTCGAGGCGGCGGCAGTCCAGCGGATGATTGCACTCCAAGAGGCCCAGGTGACGGCGGCGACCGAAGCCCACACGGTTGCCCTCGCCAAGCAAGCCCTTGCCCAGAGGGCGAACACGGTTGCCGCTGGTGCTGGCAGCCTTGCCACAACAGGGTTCAAGACAATCGTGACCGCCCTTGGTGGCCCCATTTCGGCCACCGTGACGGCCCTGGTAGCGGCTGGAACCGCTGCCTACTTCTTCCGCGACAGTTTTAAATCCTCTGCGACGTCAGCACTGGAAGAGAGCAAGAAACTGACGGAGCAACTCGACAAGGAATTGATTGCCCTCAAGGAACGGAACAAGGCCCGCGCCGAAGGGAAGAACTACATCATAGGGGCTGGTGACGCCGATATTCAGTCAATCGTCAGCATGCGGAACCAGGTTGCCGAGGCCGAACAGCGCGTTGCGGCCCTCAAGGCAAATCTGGCAACTGCTTCCAGGACTTCCAGCGGCTCCGTCTACGGTGGTGATTCTGGAGAAACTGAATTCGAGCGCATCACTGCTGAACTAGATCAGGAGAACGCCACGCTCACGCGCCTGAATGCTTCCCTGACGCAGCATGTGAACAGGCTCAAGGCGGTCCAGGTCGAGAAACAGGCCGCATCCGATGCCGCTGCCGAAGCCAGCCGGAAAGAATCCGAGGCACAGGCAAAGAAGGCCAAGGAAGAGATGGCGGCCCAGTTGCGAGCCCAGGAAGCGCAAAAGCTTGTGGAGGAGCACAAGACCTCCGTGCGTGACCTGACAAAGAAGAATATTGTCGGCCTTGCGGAACTTCAGATGCCGTTCGGCGGTGCTGCCACCAGTGAAATCGAACGGTCTATCGCTGAACTATACGCTAACGCCAAGCGCCTGAAATACACCGCGTCAGAGATGAGGCTAGTGGATGAACAGGTTCGGCAGATGCGGGAGAAGGCCAGCGGGAAGTTGAATTACCAAGCCGCTGAAGATTCACGCGCCGACGAACAAAAGCGACTCCGTGATTCGCTGGATCTTCAGTATGCCCAGGCCAAGGCCGCTGAAAACTTCATGTTCGCGGAAGCCGATGCTGCAACCCGCCTGCGGGATGAGGATGCGAAGTTGTCAGCTCAAAAGGCGGTCTTGAACCAGCTCTACCAAGATGGCAATGTCACGATGCCGGAATACCGTGATCGCATGATGGAGTTGGAACGTCAGGCCCACATCATGACGGGGACGTTCGGGGACCTCCGCGACACCATCAACAATTGGGCATCCGATAGCGCCAATTCGTTTGTTGATTTCTGCTTTACAGGCAAGAACGCATTCGGGGATCTGATCACATCCATGCTGAAGGACTTGGCCCGTCTTGCGGTTCAGAAAAACATCACAGAGCCTTTGTTTGCTGGTTTCTCATCCTGGCTCGGGAGTCTTGGTGGCGGCGGGAATGATTTCACGCCAACGCTCTCCACCGTGAACGTTCCTCCATTGGCCACCGGAACCAACTACGTCCCCCAGGACATGCTGGCCCTGATCCATGAGGGTGAGGCGGTCGTGCCTAAGCAATACAACACGGGCGCAACGGGTGCGGTCCAGAACCTCACCGTCCAGATCAACATCGACCGCAGCGGATCAGCCACCACCACGACCAAGGGCGAGGATGACGCGATGAGCAAGCGGCTCATTGAGCGCATGCGCGGCGTGGCCCAGGAAGAACTCTACAACGCGCAGCGGGCCGGCGGAATGATGGCGGGGGGTAGGTGA
- a CDS encoding phage tail protein, with protein MAAFTYIPDWGPDPSLEPATRTVNLGDGYEQRSNKGLNPYLPTWNLTFSKRSQGEAQAIAAWFIANTANVTAFTWTAPDGDTGLWVADKWTPAKPVDYNSWAVSAIFRKVPA; from the coding sequence ATGGCGGCGTTCACGTATATCCCCGACTGGGGACCCGATCCCAGCCTTGAACCTGCAACGCGCACCGTGAATCTTGGAGACGGGTATGAGCAGCGGAGCAATAAGGGGCTGAACCCCTACCTGCCTACCTGGAATCTGACCTTCTCCAAGCGAAGCCAGGGAGAGGCACAGGCCATCGCGGCGTGGTTCATTGCGAATACCGCGAACGTGACCGCCTTCACCTGGACGGCGCCTGACGGGGATACGGGCCTGTGGGTCGCCGACAAATGGACCCCCGCGAAGCCCGTGGACTACAACTCCTGGGCCGTGAGCGCCATCTTCCGCAAGGTGCCCGCATGA
- a CDS encoding phage minor tail protein L — MTLPYSELLSLTPSAKIYLYVLDATGIGGAVSYFCASSTAAGANIVWQGVTYTAIPIEAEGFATNAKGTLPRPKITVSNIGGVVGAMVRDFKDLVGAKLIRKVTYAKHLDGMPGADPNRCMPDEIWIINQKTSEVPESITFELMAPIDAQGMKLPRGIIQATTCRWSSENTDVCPYVMTCDKGLATANGCKVHYPTGNLPFGAFPGTQSIGS; from the coding sequence ATGACGCTGCCGTATTCGGAACTTCTCAGCCTCACGCCCTCGGCCAAAATCTACCTCTACGTCCTGGACGCAACCGGTATCGGTGGGGCTGTCTCCTACTTCTGCGCCTCGTCCACGGCGGCAGGCGCGAACATCGTGTGGCAGGGTGTGACCTACACCGCAATCCCGATCGAGGCCGAAGGGTTTGCCACCAACGCCAAGGGGACGCTTCCCCGGCCCAAGATCACCGTCTCCAACATCGGTGGCGTCGTCGGGGCCATGGTGCGTGACTTCAAAGACCTGGTGGGCGCCAAGCTCATCCGGAAGGTCACTTACGCCAAGCACCTGGACGGGATGCCCGGCGCGGATCCCAACCGGTGTATGCCGGATGAAATTTGGATCATCAATCAGAAGACCTCCGAGGTGCCCGAATCCATCACGTTTGAACTCATGGCCCCCATTGACGCGCAGGGGATGAAACTCCCACGTGGCATCATCCAGGCCACCACCTGCCGCTGGTCCAGCGAGAACACGGACGTTTGCCCCTACGTCATGACTTGTGACAAAGGACTGGCCACGGCCAACGGCTGCAAGGTCCACTACCCCACCGGCAACCTCCCCTTTGGCGCGTTCCCTGGAACGCAGTCGATCGGCTCATGA
- a CDS encoding C40 family peptidase, with translation MTPELLSLVQAHARAEFPRESCGLFVWDGTCKAVYRPCRNIASEGEFEIHPADWADAEDSGVIIGVVHSHPSGKVEPSMQDKAGCLRSQLPWWIVTPEGEWTRMTNALPLQGRVYAWGVQDCYSILQDWFSFRGITLPDYMRDPEDGQDHYRTHFQECGFQAVNSDRQVGDVLFFGNPTHHAGVYVGDGRFLHHRGKQLSRVEMLDGYWQREHSLTVRRMA, from the coding sequence ATGACGCCGGAACTGCTTTCCCTGGTCCAGGCCCATGCGCGGGCGGAATTCCCGCGTGAGTCCTGCGGCCTGTTCGTCTGGGATGGGACCTGCAAGGCGGTCTATCGGCCCTGCCGGAACATCGCCAGCGAAGGGGAATTCGAGATTCACCCTGCGGACTGGGCAGATGCCGAAGATTCCGGGGTCATCATCGGCGTGGTCCACTCCCATCCCAGCGGGAAGGTCGAACCCTCCATGCAGGACAAGGCCGGTTGCCTCCGGTCCCAACTGCCCTGGTGGATCGTGACCCCCGAGGGGGAATGGACCCGGATGACCAATGCGCTTCCCCTTCAGGGACGGGTCTACGCCTGGGGTGTTCAGGACTGCTATTCCATCCTTCAGGACTGGTTCTCATTTCGAGGGATCACGCTTCCCGACTACATGAGGGACCCGGAAGACGGCCAGGACCACTACCGAACCCACTTCCAGGAATGCGGGTTCCAGGCGGTCAATTCTGACAGGCAGGTGGGGGATGTCCTGTTCTTCGGGAATCCCACCCATCATGCAGGCGTCTATGTCGGGGACGGGAGATTCCTGCACCACAGGGGAAAACAGCTTTCAAGGGTCGAAATGTTGGACGGCTACTGGCAACGGGAGCACTCGCTGACGGTCAGGAGGATGGCGTGA
- a CDS encoding tail assembly protein, with translation MKRTILLYGALRKFGRKFVFDVDTTAEAIKALRSQVKGFEAYLRNHLQNDFSIVLDGEALDEEGLQWNMGNATTLKIIPVVSGADGGFLKVVAGSVLIVVGNMYHQQWLIGVGASMALGGVAEMLSANPVNNPSLNSENPTTYSFGSPRVTTGQGKPIPIAYGELIVGGHLISAGRQPESWQTNGMGGMAPDEVGTMSGNGDTSPWVWALAPVSA, from the coding sequence GTGAAACGCACGATTCTGCTCTACGGGGCCCTTCGGAAATTCGGGCGGAAGTTCGTCTTCGACGTGGATACCACCGCCGAAGCCATCAAGGCGCTTCGATCCCAGGTGAAGGGGTTCGAAGCCTACCTGCGGAACCACCTCCAAAACGATTTCTCGATCGTCCTGGACGGGGAAGCCCTGGACGAAGAAGGGCTCCAGTGGAACATGGGCAACGCCACCACCCTGAAGATCATCCCCGTGGTTTCGGGGGCAGACGGCGGGTTCCTGAAGGTTGTGGCGGGTTCCGTTCTGATTGTTGTTGGGAACATGTATCACCAGCAGTGGTTGATTGGCGTGGGTGCGTCCATGGCCCTTGGTGGCGTGGCTGAAATGCTGTCGGCAAACCCCGTCAACAACCCCTCCCTGAACTCCGAGAACCCCACTACCTATTCATTCGGATCCCCCCGCGTCACGACAGGGCAGGGCAAGCCGATTCCAATCGCCTACGGGGAATTGATCGTGGGCGGCCACCTCATCTCTGCGGGACGCCAGCCTGAATCCTGGCAGACCAACGGCATGGGCGGGATGGCTCCGGATGAAGTTGGAACCATGAGCGGGAACGGGGATACGTCCCCCTGGGTTTGGGCCCTTGCCCCTGTGAGCGCGTGA